acggatttcaggtggagtattcgtatacggtatgatagattatggggaggggagtgattccgtccatttcttcctaattgccgtaaaaaaaaacggcccggaagatacggcttcttGCATtgtggcgcacttttttccacaaggagttcgactggagcgcgccagccttgtgcacgtgccgcatcttccgggccgttttttacggcaattaggaggaaatggacggaatcacccacctctccataatctattatctcgtatacgaatactccacctgaaatccgtaccaccacagattcgtggggtgatgcctttatggGAGGACGTCGCTACGGAAAGTCGCCGCCACGAGGCCTTGAGTTGAGAGACGGTTCCCATACACCCGATCTCGCAACATTAGACTACCACATGCTCCGCTCCTTTAAAGGCGGCACGACCCTAACGTGGTGACGAAATCCACAGGAAAAAGTAGAGACGGGGTTGTTTGCGGGATCTGGGGttgctccgctcatctctcgctgatcgccgtaaaaaacggcatgggaaccactttcgttcctacgaggtacataTGAACACTTGTCTATGTACACGCTCCGATcacctcagcagcttattcatttgtCTCATTTGAatagaagacatcactgatgtTCGACAGCTCGCCtttggatgcggcgcgcgcacgagggtggcgcgttgcaattgaaatcgtggaaaaaaaaactacatatcTCACGCCGTTCTTTACAAAATTAAaggagaaatgagcgaaatCACGCCtgtttccgcaatctacaactccatctctagcctTACCCGTGGATTCcgtcaccacgtcagatttgtggtatgctccCTTCAAGCACTCTCTGAGGCAAATTGACCCCGAATTCCCTTTCACTAACCTCAAATCTGCTGTTGAGTTGTTCTTCGAGTCTCCAGCCTCAGCTTCTTGTCCCAGAGGTTCGCAACTGTTCCAGAAAGATGGACCACTGTGATAAACACTCATGATGAATATATCGACGGGTGATCAGAAAGGTGTGGTTAAGAAACTTTGAGGTTGAAAATTGTAATCGtgtatgaaaaaataagtaacCCTCCTAATAGTTAACAGCACAAAGGACACGGTGCAAGGATTCTAGCACCCATAAACGTAATTAGAAACATGAGCTCTATGCGAGGCAAAACATTTAGAAATTGACGATTGGGTTTAACCATTGTACAGggctatttttcaaattttaaactcCAACAAAGAGGACTACTTTGAAACAAATTCTCTTGAATAAGATCTGATGTCAACTGCACATCTCTAAATTTGTCGGAAGCTGCTCGGAAGGTGCACTAGCATAGAtaagttcctgaaaaaaaatggaagaagaggCATGAAGAGCAAAGATCGGCAGCCCAGATTCCTCGCTcctcgctttttttctcgcttgaAAGAGTAAATACTTACACCTCCACCATACAATTCTTCAATGTCCCATCCGTCAGAAATAATTCTAGTTTTTCCCCGAGTTCAACATTTCCTATACTTTTAATACACCGCAATTTGCGGTACAGGTTCATTTACAACAAAAGCTGCAGCTAAGGATAAGATCAGgtttttgctggaaaaaagaaactgtttAATGAGCTTTTTGCTTAGTTTTGTTCTTGCTTGTATTTTCTAAgtctgtttgttgtttttttttcttctttgttctgaGAATTTCTACATACAAATAAATCAGTGCAATAAATATAGCggagttggtaagaggttcatagtgccaaccaagcctttgatttctccggggtcgatgagcTGGTGCCAGATTTCTCTGGCAGGATAGAAACGCTGATGTGATACAATGGTTAACCtactcaagtcattgtataggccagttacatgttcgcaggcttcgaacgattctgaatcgaagtgaatgCGTGGGCGGTTTCTAAGTGGATTGGTCAAAGCTAGACACTTGATTCCTTATCCACTTCATATATCAAACGCTGCATAAGAGATTAGTTTATTGAACCCGTAGTTAAAATGGAAAGAACAATGATAGAGAAAGTTAATATACAGCAAAATATGAGCAGGTAATCATGTCCTATGAAGCCACTCGAGTGAGCGGGGCAACGGTAGCCCACTTCTTAAATCCTTACGGTGCTTATGGCTTTGCAATACGGCGACGGAAACGACTGCGAACTCCTCGTAGTTCTTTCAGAGGCGGGCATGTGGGTCTTCTGCAAACTCCGTTTAATTTTAGGAGAAGTTTTACGTTGCACTCGAAATAGACGGCAGCCTGTAAATGGTTGAGGTTACGGTGTTTGATGATTGAGATATTTAATTACAACATTACAAACACATTTCTAATTTTGCATTTAACCTTCTAGACTTGAACAGCAATAATAACTGATAATTAACTGCCGATGTACATAATTGTGTAATTTCTGCACTTTTACTGTCAGATTACCGATGAGCCAACTCGCAAAGTTTTTTGCGAAGCGACTTCACCTACACGCATACATTCGCTCTCTAGAAGTTCAATCGCTTGAAGCGATGTCTGCGCGATAAGGCGAGCTAATGTCCTGAAAGTCTATTGGTGCAATGCTATCGATCAGTGCTGCGATTGATCGTTGTGTCAAAAAAGAACGAGCATCGCGCCAGCTTTTACTGCGCCTGCACGCGTCACGTCATGTCGGTTGTACGCGTTTCGGGAAGAACTTGGAtgattcagttttttcttattcaaatTCTTTCGACTACTTTGCAGCATAAATGCAGAAACCTTTACCTGATCAACATCAAGCGAGAAGGCATGTACAAGCAGTCCACCATTAAGATCCGATGGATACTCGACATGTGGGAGAACGTTCGGGAACAGTGAACAGCCAAACTCATCCAATATTGGAACCTATTAATCGTAAAAGTAAGACCGatagtcgataaattgattgGATAGCACTCACTCGATTCGATGAATCCCGTTCACCAGATACCGTACAGTTGTTCACCATCAGGCAGTACATGCTGCTGTCGAGCGCTCCATAACTACATTTCCACGAATGGAATACCACGTCGCCGACACGGACTCTGCTTAAGAATCTTTCGATCATTCGGAAAAATCAACAAACCTAACAAAAAATATgcccttcaaaaaaagaaaagaaaaaagaaaacagagacAACTGTGAGAATAAATTTAGGAAAATTAATTACTAATGAGGTCggaaaatatataaatgaaaagaaatcccttaaaaaacaactatttttacaaaaataaaaaaaaaacaagaaaaaacgaataacTAACTAAAAAATTTACTTCAGAAAATTAATGAAGGACTGTGAGAATTAAATCCATCCTCattaaaatattgatttaACAATTAATCAACCAAAAATAACTTAACCTTAGAAGAACATATTAGGCTTCAAATGGTCCTATTTGGACGTCTAGACGCCGAAAAAGGATAACGGGCAGCCACCATGCGGATACTTTTAGGAACATTCCCCCAGATCCTCAtcataattttgtttaaaGGTGGCATTCGCAGAAAATCTTAAACTCAGGGGTCCTGCACAGCTACGTAGCGAAACACAGTTTCTAGGAATAAGCAGCGAAAACACAGAACACTCCCCACAATTTCAAGAGGTAAAAGTCTCGTTGTGAATATCTTAGAATCAACAACTTCTCTTTCATGCATCGCACCTCAGAGAACTAGGGAAAATTtctatggaaatttttgattacttCTCTCcgaaaaataactaaatcgcTCATTCCAGAGTATGTTGACAATTTTTTCGTGGTTAAATAATTTGAAAGATGTAGCAGAATTACACCGACTACAGTGTCACAATATTAGAAGACTAATTCTtaataaatattcataaaaagCAACTATATGCAAGTATGACAGTATTAGTCTGATTTTGGTTACTTCGCCAGCATTCAGCACACCTTGCTTGATTCGCTCACGAGTAGGGAGGGCACCTAACTGCAGACAGTAAGAATTAtgcgaagaaatgaaaatggccAAAAGAATATGTCCGTAGAAATTAGTTGCGAATCGATGGCGGTATCCAAAACACTCGCTAAAATCAGTATCTAGTGATATTTGAAATTCTAATCATTGAAATGTTGACGACTGAGTTTTTCTCGCAGCCAACGATTCTTTCCGTTCTCTTACAGACATTAATGTCCGCTAGAAATCCTTCCGATGAAAGGCAAACACGTATAAGAAAGGATTTCTCGGACAAAATTAAGACAACCGTATGCATTGGTGGAGTTTAGCGAACTGAACCTCGAAGACTCTCAATTTGTGACACCGGTGAGAACACTTGATCACTTAGGTTAGTGGTGATCTTTGGTTAAAAGACTAGAGTTAAAATAAGGGCCGATTGCTACGAGTTTTGCGCTGAACCCCTCCAGATACCTCAACAAGTTCTCTTTTGttcatatattcatatttgaaaataatttggaCAGCATTTCCTTAAACAATCCGAATATTGTTTTGGCAGCTTTGGcttttccgtttcttttcctctttgtggtccaaattcattttcagaaTGACAGcgttacttacttagatacttagatacttagatggcccgtcttcactcgacgtgcgggccccagcatctcttccactcgtttcgtccctcgccattgtcatccaagatgttctcaagcttcgtgagtgacgttgacgaggtccttgagccgtatccagctgagctctcagctggtccatccgtgcagcgaacacgtcactccatctcgttggcggtctccctcgggggcgtttagcgtcccttgggatccactctagcgttcttttagtccatctatcgtcgattcttctcatgatgtgaccggcccatctatgttttgctttcgatacatattccgctgggtcgcgaagacgggacattcctcttaagtcggagctacgaagaccggcaaggtgttgtgtgcgccggttaaacttcaggagacatctctcaagggctctgtgggtagtaagtagcttcctagacgtggccgcggtgtctgcccacgtctccgctgcgtaacagagcgctggaaggactgtcgagtcgaacagatgggcacgaagatcatggtccgtcagttggtccgtagcttccctgacggctgcgaatgctgccagtgctgttctcattcttctattcagttcttccttcaagtcgttttccatgttcatagaacgtccgaggtatacgtatgacggagtttccacgatttgggagccttcaagttgtactcctccgtcctcgcagtgcgcgttcttcatgaactgtgtcttctttctgtttattcgtagtcctattctcttccctgcttcgttcaattcgttgagcatcgtttctgcttcattggtgctgctcgaaaagaacgatgtcgtccgcgaaacgaaggttcgaaagaaatcttccatcaacacgtatgcccctttcttcccaggatagtgatttcattatccattgcaatgcagccgtgaacagcttcggcgatatagtatcgccttgtcgtaccccctttccaatgggtatggtgagagggcggtggaaaagctgtatcctagtcgtgcatcgttcgtagcaattggctaatgtcctcacatacgacgcgtccacaccttgatcgaccagcgctgacagtattgcattcgtttctacgctgtcaaaggctttccatagtcgacgaaggttagaacaagggcaggcggtattcccggcaaacctctatgaccctcgacacggtctggatgtggtccaagcagctgaacccttggcggaatccagcttgttcttgaggctgggcttcatccagcgtcctagatatgcgtgtgaggatgatcttggtgaatactttgtataacacgctcagcaagcatatcggacggtagttccgaaggcctctcggtcaccttcttatggataagaacggttcgcgaggtcttccactggtctgggatcctttctttctgaagataggatgtcatgtgcgctgctaagattacatgaagcggatggccaccagcccgaagaaagtctgctgatataaaatcaggtccgggggctgtgccaggtttcatgctcttgatagcgactcgtacttccgaagggagaatccgtggtggagcatcgccagtggggatgattgggcttgacacaggagttgatgaacggaaaaggttcgagtagaacctctccgtaatgatttccatctcacgacgagaagacgtgcgagtcccgtcttcgctcagcaaggttgctagcggaatattatattcgcggaggtccctgcggcacttctttagactcgttcttctttgtgctgcttctagaatcttcttctgcctgtacttcaaagatcctcctgcaacgcttttctgcagctagtgtttgctactaaccgctcaatgtgcgatgcattcggatcaagcctcaaagcccttcttcttcctaacaattccttggtggtcttcgaaattcgatccaagtttgtcgtgcgcgacttcgaggcacgttcagcacaggctcgtaatcctctgagcagcatctcgtagtccacgtttgggtcctcctcgatgtgccagtcaccttgggacagggagtcctcgagtacgcaatcgtcgtagacgacttcttttctccttcgttgccgatagcagatgttcttttccatcgtgtggctaagtcgtattttcgcacgaaggagacggtgatcagaaccactacaaaaggatggtactactgagacgtcaagtagacaccacctccggttggtgagtatgtggtcgatctccgcacgagtcgcgccattgggcgattcccatgtccactgacgatgatctttttttcatgaaaagagagttcccatgaaagaggcgagcggcggacaacagcccggcgagacgattgccattttcattccggtcccctagtccaaatcttccaatcctgtattcctcttctgtggcctttcctagttttgcgttgaagtctccgacaacgaatttgtaaaaggacttctcgttgtggactacttcctccagctcctcgtaaaacgcgtccaattcggaatcatcagctgctgatgttggtgaatagcagttgatgatactgatggatttttggcgcagagggcggaggcgaagaatggccagacgaggtgacaggatctcgtgagaatcgacgagatggacgacagatgggtgcacaacgaaaccaacaccgcctacatttcgcgacggaaccttctctccacgaatgacgagtgtaccgtcattcatctgtcgtacgtcgctccttctgcacttggtctcctgcagagcaatcacgtgaaatttgatacgctctgcagctccgagaagggcatgcaggtcggcgtctgtggaaactgttctcgcgttgtaagtacacagtctgagacagtctccatggcgagtcgtgcgtgtgtcgccttggtccagaatcaatgacgtcctgagcaacctgagatttgatcgcctctcaccggtcgccataccgtccgacgtctgagacggcagggcccagtgtgcagggtactgaggcagtgaatatgctggagtggcaaagagactttccccaaactaagcagccatgccacggcgagcttagctttcaccacaggtcgtcgcccaacctatatggatcagggaaccaccttgcgacattttgccaagacggtggtgaatcttagcagtggtttactcttagctaggcttccgattccgagaagtcggaatgtcggatgtgtcgaactccttctcagcttgggagaccctgccggaggacgaacctccgctgtgcatcgcagttcgacgcccagtgtcacctccacgccactatgaggcggtaaaccgttgtggagggacAGCGTTACCTTACAAAAAATTataactaaattaaaaaaaaacgcctacATGCTGTCTCGTTCATtttataaaaggaaaaaaagaataccttCGCACAGACATTTTCTTAAATGCGCTtacaaaaattt
This is a stretch of genomic DNA from Necator americanus strain Aroian chromosome II, whole genome shotgun sequence. It encodes these proteins:
- a CDS encoding hypothetical protein (NECATOR_CHRII.G7591.T2), giving the protein MEKNICYRQRRRKEVVYDDCVLEDSLSQGDWHIEEDPNVDYEMLLRGLRACAERASKSRTTNLDRISKTTKELLGRRRALRLDPNASHIERQKKILEAAQRRTSLKKCRRDLREYNIPLATLLSEDGTRTSSRREMEIITERFYSNLFRSSTPVSSPIIPTGDAPPRILPSEVRVAIKSMKPGTAPGPDFISADFLRAGGHPLHVILAAHMTSYLQKERIPDQWKTSRTVLIHKKVTERPSELPSDMLAERVIQSIHQDHPHTHI
- a CDS encoding hypothetical protein (NECATOR_CHRII.G7592.T1), producing the protein MATGERRSNLRLLRTSLILDQGDTRTTRHGDCLRLCTYNARTVSTDADLHALLGAAERIKFHVIALQETKCRRSDVRQMNDGTLVIRGEKVPSRNVGGVGFVVHPSVVHLVDSHEILSPRLAILRLRPLRQKSISIINCYSPTSAADDSELDAFYEELEEVVHNEKSFYKFVVGDFNAKLGKATEEEYRIGRFGLGDRNENGNRLAGLLSAARLFHGNSLFMKKRSSSVDMGIAQWRDSCGDRPHTHQPEVVST
- a CDS encoding hypothetical protein (NECATOR_CHRII.G7588.T1) produces the protein MIERFLSRVRVGDVVFHSWKCSYGALDSSMYCLMVNNCTVSGERDSSNRVPILDEFGCSLFPNVLPHVEYPSDLNGGLLVHAFSLDVDQAAVYFECNVKLLLKLNGVCRRPTCPPLKELRGVRSRFRRRIAKP
- a CDS encoding hypothetical protein (NECATOR_CHRII.G7590.T1), translated to MEIITERFYSNLFRSSTPVSSPIIPTGDAPPRILPSEVRVAIKSMKPGTAPGPDFISADFLRAGGHPLHVILAAHMTSYLQKERIPDQWKTSRTVLIHKKVTERPSELPSDMLAERVIQSIHQDHPHTHI
- a CDS encoding hypothetical protein (NECATOR_CHRII.G7589.T1), which gives rise to MLNELNEAGKRIGLRINRKKTQFMKNAHCEDGGVQLEGSQIVETPSYVYLGRSMNMENDLKEELNRRMRTALAAFAAVREATDQLTDHDLRAHLFDSTVLPALCYAAETWADTAATSRKLLTTHRALERCLLKFNRRTQHLAGLRSSDLRGMSRLRDPAEYVSKAKHRWAGHIMRRIDDRWTKRTLEWIPRDAKRPRGRPPTRWSDVFAARMDQLRAQLDTAQGPRQRHSRSLRTSWMTMARDETSGRDAGARTSSEDGPSKYLSI
- a CDS encoding hypothetical protein (NECATOR_CHRII.G7591.T1), giving the protein MEKNICYRQRRRKEVVYDDCVLEDSLSQGDWHIEEDPNVDYEMLLRGLRACAERASKSRTTNLDRISKTTKELLGRRRALRLDPNASHIERLVANTSCRKALQEDL